In Hippoglossus stenolepis isolate QCI-W04-F060 chromosome 5, HSTE1.2, whole genome shotgun sequence, one genomic interval encodes:
- the LOC118109424 gene encoding galanin receptor 2b, which yields MAIPNTYGLIFACTCGVILGIGLCANLLVFSLFAKYNTLRKNRLDILLLSMTLADFLTLLLIPFTLHSAVSHSWPLGDTSCKVYQFLLAFSLAASTYSLCAVSMTRAMIITNPYQPPNMDLVILMFVLVWALSFFISLPLRMFATKESLSPGLANFSFCLPTIHEHHYQVVLSQFVLYYFVPMLVIAFNYVRLGLFLHKSPVMSVSSARNTRRASVLVFLAAATFSVCWLPGYVLELCVYMGLYRHGQAWEMFYFICTLLQYLHPCVNPVLYVLLSKRYRHRRAAWLFSCNKNRVQPQVISITTDSF from the coding sequence ATGGCTATCCCTAACACTTATGGACTGATCTTTGCCTGTACCTGTGGAGTGATCCTGGGCATTGGGCTCTGTGCCAACCTGCTGGTCTTTTCCCTGTTTGCAAAGTACAACACTCTACGCAAGAACCGCCTtgacatcctcctcctcagcatgACTCTGGCCGACTTCCTCACCCTCCTGCTCATCCCCTTCACCCTGCACTCTGCGGTCAGCCACTCCTGGCCTCTGGGCGACACCTCCTGCAAGGTCTACCAGTTCCTGCTCGCTTTTAGCCTGGCGGCCAGCACCTATTCACTGTGTGCCGTCTCCATGACCCGTGCCATGATCATCACCAACCCGTACCAGCCACCCAACATGGACCTGGTCATTCTCATGTTTGTCCTGGTCTGGGCCCTTAGCTTCTTCATCAGCCTGCCACTGCGAATGTTTGCCACCAAAGAGAGCTTGAGCCCAGGCCTGGCAAACTTCTCCTTCTGCCTTCCAACCATTCATGAGCACCATTACCAAGTGGTCCTAAGCCAGTTTGTACTTTACTACTTTGTTCCGATGCTGGTCATTGCCTTCAACTATGTCCGCCTGGGTCTTTTCCTCCACAAGAGCCCTGTAATGTCAGTGTCCAGTGCCAGGAACACCCGCCGAGCCTCCGTCCTGGTGTTCTTGGCTGCTGCCACCTTCTCAGTGTGCTGGCTGCCTGGTTACGTGTTGGAGCTGTGTGTATACATGGGACTGTATCGTCATGGACAGGCTTGGGAGATGTTCTACTTTATCTGTACTTTGCTCCAATACCTGCACCCCTGTGTCAACCCTGTGCTCTATGTGCTGCTTTCTAAGCGCTACCGCCACAGGAGGGCAGCCTGGCTCTTCAGTTGTAACAAGAACAGAGTGCAGCCGCAGGTcatcagcatcaccacagacagTTTTTAA
- the LOC118110186 gene encoding parathyroid hormone-related protein translates to MICKLIFATRSSLKSVPTELLVDFHCTNLHHIFGLRMCSIVLLHQWSLAVFLLCSPVTLDGRPVDALSSRTRRSVSHAQLMHDKGRSLQEFKRRMWLQELLEEVHTADEQAPPVQSRTPSQTFSGNALHQKPPGATKNLPDRFRLDKEGPNLPQETNKELAYKDQPLKVATKRKKKVRLGRRRENDKRRRRARSTTITTKEP, encoded by the exons ATGATTTGTAAATTAATTTTTGCAACAAGATCATCTCTAAAGAGCGTGCCGACTGAGCTTTTAGTGGATTTTCACTGTACCAATTTACATCAT ATCTTTGGCTTAAGGATGTGTTCAATAGTCCTGCTTCATCAGTGGAGTCTGGCTGTGTTCTTGCTGTGCTCCCCAGTGACTCTTGATGGGAGACCAGTTGATGCACTTAGTAGCAGAAC GAGGAGATCAGTGAGTCACGCCCAGCTGATGCATGACAAGGGCCGATCCTTGCAGGAGTTCAAGCGTCgcatgtggctgcaggagctgctggaggaggtgcaCACGGCCGATGAGCAAGCACCACCTGTGCAAAGTAGAACTCCGAGCCAAACCTTCAGTGGGAATGCTCTACACCAAAAGCCCCCAGGGGCCACCAAAAACCTGCCTGACAGATTCAGGCTGGACAAAGAGGGCCCAAACTTGCCCCAGGAGACCAACAAGGAACTGGCTTATAAGGACCAGCCACTAAAAGTGGCCACAAAACGGAAAAAAAAGGTGAGGTTAGGCCGGCGCAGGGAGAATGACAAGAGGCGGAGGCGGGCACGGTCTACCACAATCACAACAAAGGAACCATGA